DNA from Scheffersomyces stipitis CBS 6054 chromosome 1, whole genome shotgun sequence:
GTCCCTGAAGAATTtccaaatttcaaattcattgaGCCACTTCTTTTCATGTTGTAACTCGGGAACTGGCTCTCCTCTTGAAGCTCGGCGTCTAAGTCTCTCCATCTGGATCTTGTCCTTCCACGACAAGTTTACGTCCTTGAGAAAATTATTTTTGACCAAATCTTCTAGATGTCCTCCACCACAGTACTGCTGAAGTATAAAGACATACGGAATCTTTGTACTTTCTTTACGTGACGAGGTGTTGCCTTCTGAAATAATAAACGTGGACAGATCATCGATATCACCAAGTTCTAACCAAACATGATTGTACCggatcaagttgttttcgTTGGCTCCCTTGACGGAGAGCTCatacaagatcaacaccTCATTTAACACCTGTTCTAGTAGCTCAAACCTATCACCAATGCTTATCCTCTTTACAGCATATGTGCCTAATTTAATTTCGTTTAATACATGAACAACTTTATACACCTGGGCATGAGCTCCAGAGCCCAACTCATAGGGAGGAaccttcttgaaaaacCGCTTAAAGTAGCCCTGGTTAAATATATCTTGAGGTAAAGAATGATATGGAATGCTATTGGAACTGGTCTCAGTGGCATTTTCAAGCTGACTTAAAAGCTTGAAATAGTCATGGTGCATGAATCCTTTTGGGAACTTTTGGGCAATGGCAATAGATTCTATTGGATCAACTATGGGAATATTGCGTAGATCCGATGAGCCATCGCCTGAATTTCTATTATTAGCAGGATAATCTGACCAAGAAAATCCGCAATTGGGACAATTATGAGTACCACCGCTTGATGCTGCTGGGAATCGTTTAGTTCCAAATGGTTCTCGTTTGAATTGAGGATTGGTACTTCCTCGAGGGTCACTACTCTTGCTAATAGTGGAAATGAGCTCAACAGTGTTTTGCTGGCTGT
Protein-coding regions in this window:
- the IKS1 gene encoding kinase suppressor of Ira1 gives rise to the protein MSIVPYNSNREILLHSPNEGILVVRDSQQNTVELISTISKSSDPRGSTNPQFKREPFGTKRFPAASSGGTHNCPNCGFSWSDYPANNRNSGDGSSDLRNIPIVDPIESIAIAQKFPKGFMHHDYFKLLSQLENATETSSNSIPYHSLPQDIFNQGYFKRFFKKVPPYELGSGAHAQVYKVVHVLNEIKLGTYAVKRISIGDRFELLEQVLNEVLILYELSVKGANENNLIRYNHVWLELGDIDDSSTFIISEGNTSSRKESTKIPYVFILQQYCGGGHLEDLVKNNFLKDVNLSWKDKIQMERLRRRASRGEPVPELQHEKKWLNEFEIWKFFRDVANGVNYLHLHGILHRDLKPSNCLLDIKYDIDDSDQATFESIDTFELAASKLPKVLVSDFGEGQIIDKRNIPETNISFRIREDTDERRGNTGTLEFTAPELWLFTNYDPALGERNKKFINDFSYESDIYSLGLILCYLCCGSLPFSKLIAGETDPQIIRDKIIEWYFSMTPNLFHEWFELSSKIGSEKSSVCSGDFESLIYVMIKGGDSDGNGTGSSRINSSEVIEILESIKWDKLVKDN